In Hippocampus zosterae strain Florida unplaced genomic scaffold, ASM2543408v3 HiC_scaffold_207, whole genome shotgun sequence, one DNA window encodes the following:
- the LOC127594556 gene encoding LOW QUALITY PROTEIN: sperm-associated antigen 6-like (The sequence of the model RefSeq protein was modified relative to this genomic sequence to represent the inferred CDS: deleted 1 base in 1 codon; substituted 2 bases at 2 genomic stop codons) → MSRAVLQPFEEYQKARTQFVQTVAELAIRPQNIEALQSAGLVLTGVMALLRPLLLDNVPCISQSAALALGRLASYSEXLAENVVNHEILSQLVSSLNEQNRFFKKAAAFVLRAVAKHTAHLAKVVVDSGALNALVVCLEXFDPSVKEAAAWALSYVAKHSPELAQSVVEVGAVPLLILCIQEPEPNLKRISASALSEICKHNQELAQRVVDEGATPFLVQLINHSDAQLKRQVCSCLANIARHNPDLAESVMHNEIFPKILYRLKDPDLLVRKFAATCIREIAKHSAELSKLICNTGGVVAIVDYITEAKGSNALPGIITLGYISAFEESLAMTVIANKGIAPLKDALGKDNPDSVKASAAWSLGQIGGHSPDHARAMAEQDVPRLLLELYKDGKSNEEVKKKSKKALKSILSMCSYLNALEPLISDCPTDILQYVLHQFAKTLPHEHAARKSFIQSGGLKKIQEIKVETGSKLRQYIDEINAQYPQEIIQYYSPGYEQTLWKKMEEDSS, encoded by the exons atGAGCAGGGCAGTACTGCAGCCTTTCGAGGAGTACCAGAAGGCCCGCACCCAGTTCGTCCAGACCGTGGCCGAGCTGGCCATCCGCCCCCAGAATATTGAGGCGCTCCAGTCTGCCGGTCTTGTGCTCACC GGCGTTATGGCTTTGCTAAGGCCCCTTCTGCTGGACAACGTCCCCTGCATCTCTCAGAGCGCCGCCCTGGCGCTCGGCAGGCTGGCCAGCTACTCCGAATAGCTGGCCGAGAACGTCGTCAACCACGAGATCCTCTCCCAACTGGTCTCCTCCCTCAACGAACAAAACCGGTTCTTCAAGAAGGCAGCGGCCTTCGTGCTGCGGGCGGTCGCCAAGCACACCGCCCACCTGGCCAAAGTGGTGGTGGACTCGGGTGCCCTCAACGCTTTGGTGGTGTGCCTGGAGTAGTTTGACCCAAGCGTCAAGGAGGCAGCGGCATGGGCCCTGTCGTATGTGGCCAAGCACTCACCCGAACTGGCCCAGAGCGTGGTCGAGGTGGGGGCCGTGCCCCTGCTGATCCTCTGTATCCAGGAGCCCGAGCCCAATCTCAAGCGGATTTCAGCTAGTGCTCTGAGTGAAATCTGCAAGCATAACCAGGAGCTGGCGCAGAGGGTGGTCGACGAAGGCGCCACTCCCTTCCTGGTGCAGCTGATCAACCACTCCGACGCCCAGCTCAAGCGGCAGGTCTGCTCGTGTCTGGCCAACATCGCCAGGCACAACCCTGACCTCGCCGAAAGCGTCATGCACAACGAGATCTTCCCCAAAATCCTGTACCGCCTCAAAGACCCTGATCTCCTGGTCCGGAAGTTCGCGGCCACCTGCATCCGCGAGATCGCCAAGCATTCCGCAGAGCTGTCCAAGCTGATCTGCAACACCGGCGGGGTGGTGGCCATCGTGGACTACATCACCGAGGCGAAGGGCAGTAACGCCTTGCCCGGGATCATTACGCTCGGCTACATCTCGGCCTTCGAGGAGTCGCTGGCCATGACCGTGATCGCCAACAAGGGGATCGCCCCGCTGAAGGACGCATTGGGCAAGGACAACCCGGACTCAGTGAAGGCCAGCGCGGCCTGGAGCCTTGGGCAAATCGGCGGGCACTCGCCCGACCACGCGCGGGCGATGGCCGAGCAGGACGTGCCACGTCTGCTGCTGGAGCTGTACAAGGACGGCAAGTCTAACGAGGAAGTCAAGAAAAAGTCCAAGAAGGCCCTGAAGAGCATCCTGTCAATGTGCTCCTACCTGAACGCCCTGGAGCCTCTGATCAGCGACTGCCCCACCGACATCCTGCAGTACGTGCTGCACCAGTTCGCCAAAACCCTCCCCCACGAGCACGCCGCCCGGAAATCCTTCATCCAAAGCGGCGGGCTCAAAAAAATCCAGGAGATCAAGGTCGAGACCGGCAGCAAGCTGCGCCAGTACATCGACGAGATCAACGCCCAGTACCCCCAAGAAATCATCCAGTACTACTCGCCCGGCTACGAGCAGACTCTCTGGAAGAAGATGGAAGAGGACAGCAGCTGA
- the LOC127594555 gene encoding LOW QUALITY PROTEIN: calcium-dependent protein kinase 2-like (The sequence of the model RefSeq protein was modified relative to this genomic sequence to represent the inferred CDS: substituted 2 bases at 2 genomic stop codons) → MGTWLIKKKREMIDTVYEVNRVKPLGSGSSGTVFVGKHLITGQKRAIKAIPKHRVKDPKTFMQEITILQRMDHPNIVKLFEVFEETAYIYLVMELCTGGELFEKIISLGRFSEREAQVIFTDIMYALAYCHDHGVVHRDIKPXNFIYLSQDPSSPMKVIDFGLSHQLSSRSQVMTSVVGTSYYIAPEVLEGCYTSACDIWSAGVVLYILLTGQPPFDGEKDTDIIEKVKTGTYDFKIPEFRHVTRDAKDLISKMLVKNTKKRLTAGXVLAHPWIRRPLEAGPTTINYDCLRSFADCTKLKKIVLTYIATQLGESDIEELSVMFKKLDVNGDGVLSKEEVMNGLRGLNKSNHEIERTINGLDTDRSGVIEYTEFISACLDKHYYQREETLISAFRMLDEDGNGRISRQELKKAIEGEPSVDSRSEDFYASIIREVDLDGDGQISYTEFIYYPGCQAFFCCELEECVTAHRHTLGISVVDVEELRTSCQALRSKTLEVADRTYEEVDQLFDTLKEAMMIKIDEQKDQAYLLIEKMTFHLEENSTAISANLAALERRDFAALDQPTLLLIINSLQRPQQEDEILSRFD, encoded by the exons ATGGGG ACGTGGCTCATCAAGAAAAAGAGGGAAATGATTGACACTGTGTACGAGGTCAACCGAGTGAAGCCCCTGGGCTCGGGCTCTTCCGGGACGGTCTTCGTGGGGAAGCACCTGATAACGGGCCAGAAAAGGGCCATCAAGGCCATCCCCAAGCATCGGGTCAAAGACCCCAAAACTTTCATGCAAGAAATCACCATCCTGCAGCGCATGGACCACCCCAACATCGTCAAGCTGTTCGAGGTGTTCGAGGAGACCGCCTACATCTACCTGGTCATGGAGCTGTGCACGGGGGGCGAATTGTTTGAGAAGATCATCTCGCTGGGTCGGTTCTCGGAGCGGGAGGCGCAGGTTATCTTCACGGATATCATGTACGCACTGGCCTACTGCCACGACCACGGCGTAGTGCACCGGGACATCAAGCCCTAGAACTTCATCTACCTCAGCCAGGACCCCTCCTCGCCCATGAAGGTCATCGACTTCGGGCTGTCGCACCAGCTGTCCTCCCGCTCGCAGGTCATGACCTCGGTGGTAGGGACTTCCTACTACATCGCGCCTGAGGTGCTGGAGGGGTGCTACACGTCGGCCTGCGATATATGGTCGGCAGGGGTGGTGCTGTACATTCTGCTGACCGGACAGCCCCCTTTCGACGGGGAGAAGGACACTGACATCATCGAGAAGGTCAAGACTGGCACCTACGACTTCAAGATCCCTGAGTTCCGGCATGTGACGAGGGACGCCAAAGACCTGATCTCGAAGATGCTGGTGAAAAACACAAAGAAGAGGCTGACGGCAGGCTAGGTGCTGGCGCACCCTTGGATCCGCAGGCCGCTGGAGGCAGGCCCAACGACCATCAACTACGACTGCCTGCGTTCTTTCGCGGACTGCACCAAACTCAAGAAGATCGTGCTGACCTACATCGCCACCCAGCTCGGCGAGAGCGACATCGAAGAGCTGTCAGTGATGTTCAAGAAACTAGACGTGAACGGAGACGGAGTGCTGTCCAAGGAGGAAGTGATGAACGGCCTGAGGGGGCTCAACAAGTCCAACCATGAGATCGAGAGGACTATCAACGGCCTCGACACGGACCGGTCCGGGGTCATCGAGTACACCGAGTTCATTAGCGCCTGTCTGGACAAGCATTACTACCagcgggaggagaccctgatcAGTGCGTTCCGGATGCTAGACGAGGATGGCAACGGCCGCATCAGCCGACAAGAACTCAAGAAGGCCATCGAAGGCGAACCCTCGGTCGACTCCCGGTCCGAAGATTTCTACGCCTCGATCATCCGGGAGGTGGACCTGGACGGGGACGGCCAGATCAGCTACACGGAATTCATCTAC TACCCCGGCTGCCAGGCGTTCTTCTGCTGCGAGCTGGAGGAGTGCGTCACGGCGCATCGCCACACCCTCGGCATCAGTGTGGTTGATGTCGAGGAGCTGAGGACCAGCTGCCAGGCCCTCCGCAGCAAGACGCTCGAGGTGGCGGACCGCACCTACGAGGAGGTCGACCAGCTGTTCGACACGCTCAAGGAGGCCATGATGATCAAGATCGACGAGCAGAAGGACCAGGCCTACTTGCTGATCGAGAAGATGACCTTCCACCTTGAGGAGAACAGCACGGCCATCTCGGCCAACCTGGCCGCCCTCGAGCGCAGGGACTTCGCGGCACTCGACCAGCCCACCCTGCTGCTCATCATCAACAGTCTCCAGCGCCCCCAGCAGGAGGACGAAATCCTCAGCCGGTTCGACTAG